The Toxorhynchites rutilus septentrionalis strain SRP chromosome 3, ASM2978413v1, whole genome shotgun sequence genome includes a region encoding these proteins:
- the LOC129774014 gene encoding uncharacterized protein LOC129774014 — MLQVKKTLRIFFLAEPPLKHFWVALCGGVGRFGYKWNLISGQSNNTALPKLIPLFEKLEGYQRMLRITSYCRCFLRNCRRATRKTFIKNESFLQAEEIKASEGILIAQIQQQTFPLEWAQLSEKRSLSTKSRLRWFSPFMSDEGVIRIGGRLSNAQQSFDSKHQILLPANHPFSFLLVKQFHERNLHAHPQLLLTLLRNRYWIIGARSLARRVVHTCVACFRVQPKKLEQFMGDLPRTRVTSRPFAVTGVDYWEPLLLRPVNRRSAARKAYVGVFVCFCTKAVHIELVVDLTTAKFMQAFRRFTSRRGFCSEIYSDNGRNFVGASNELRNFLRSSNYKQAFAIECTSNNIKWHFNPPKATHFGGLWESAISSAQKHLFRVLGQHKLDYDDMKTLLIQIEGCLNSRPIIPISDDPSDLKPLTPGHFLLGSSLKAVPDVDLSSIPFNRLHRWQQVQKIVQDVWKRWSSKYLSSLQPRTKWLKPPVVIEKGRLVILRDENSPPTHWPTARITDLHPGADGIRRVVTVQTSDGQYKRPVSKICLLPLPSTATTTAVDFQKCSETDLTISSSTTVETNLQ; from the exons ATGTTGCAGGTCAAGAAAACCCTGCGGATATTCTTTCTCGCGGAGCCACCGCTGAAGCACTTCTGGGTAGCACTTTGTGGTGGAGTGGGCCGGTTTGGTTACAAATGGAACCTGATCAGTGGCCAATCGAACAACACAGCACTCCCCAAACTCATACCACTCTTCGAGAAACTAGAAGG CTATCAACGCATGCTACGGATCACTTCCTACTGTAGGTGCTTTCTTCGAAACTGTCGCCGTGCAACCAGAAAAACATTCATCAAGAACGAATCATTCCTCCAAGCAGAAGAGATCAAGGCATCAGAAGGCATTCTCATCGCTCAAATACAACAGCAAACTTTTCCGCTCGAGTGGGCACAACTAAGTGAGAAACGATCACTTTCCACCAAATCAAGACTCCGTTGGTTCAGCCCGTTCATGTCCGACGAAGGCGTCATTCGTATTGGAGGTCGACTGAGCAATGCACAACAGTCATTTGACAGCAAGCATCAAATTCTGTTGCCAGCAAACCATCCGTTTTCGTTTCTCCTGGTGAAACAATTTCACGAACGAAACCTCCATGCACATCCACAACTTCTTCTCACCCTTCTACGCAACCGCTACTGGATCATAGGGGCCAGGAGCTTGGCGAGAAGGGTAGTCCACACCTGCGTCGCTTGCTTCAGAGTTCAACCAAAGAAACTGGAGCAGTTTATGGGCGATTTACCTCGAACTCGTGTAACATCCCGGCCATTCGCAGTAACAGGAGTTGACTACTGGGAACCATTACTTCTTCGACCAGTTAACCGACGATCAGCAGCAAGGAAGGcttatgtaggagtttttgtgTGCTTCTGCACTAAAGCTGTGCATATCGAATTAGTGGTAGATCTAACTACAGCAAAGTTTATGCAAGCATTTCGACGATTCACTTCCCGCCGAGGATTTTGTTCGGAAATATACAGCGACAACGGTCGTAACTTTGTTGGCGCCTCCAATGAACTGCGAAATTTCCTACGCAGCAGCAACTACAAACAAGCATTTGCCATCGAATGCACCAGCAACAACATCAAATGGCACTTTAATCCGCCGAAGGCCACCCATTTTGGCGGTTTATGGGAATCtgccatttcttcagctcagaaGCATCTTTTTCGAGTCCTGGGGCAACACAAGCTAGACTACGACGACATGAAGACGTTACTAATCCAAATCGAAGGTTGCCTCAACTCCAGACCCATCATTCCTATCAGCGACGATCCGTCTGACCTCAAGCCGCTCACACCGGGACACTTCCTACTTGGATCGTCCTTGAAAGCAGTTCCGGACGTGGATTTATCATCCATTCCGTTCAACCGACTCCACCGTTGGCAAcaggttcaaaaaatcgtgcaGGACGTGTGGAAACGATGGAGCTCTAAGTACTTATCATCGCTGCAACCGCGCACAAAATGGCTAAAGCCTCCGGTTGTTATTGAAAAGGGTAGGCTGGTGATACTTCGTGACGAAAATTCTCCACCCACGCACTGGCCTACAGCACGAATCACGGATCTACACCCTGGAGCGGATGGGATCAGACGGGTAGTGACAGTACAAACTTCAGACGGGCAGTACAAGAGACCCGTTTCTAAAATTTGCCTGCTTCCTTTGCCATCAACTGCGACTACGACAGCAGTagattttcaaaaatgttcggAAACTGATCTAACAATATCCAGCAGTACGACCGTCGAGACAAACCTGCAATAA